In Melitaea cinxia chromosome 4, ilMelCinx1.1, whole genome shotgun sequence, a single genomic region encodes these proteins:
- the LOC123670051 gene encoding uncharacterized protein LOC123670051, which translates to MERQNSCVLCSRSVLRRRKHILTVHFLGKFRDHVELLLQEITPREIPFDGSRSICHACWVRLDSTLRSQHRQNEPPQRVQGEQRQQAEDAGEEPNEGQQDNTGFISVQGYSRASNTARRCLFQTCRNIPTHILPLYVKFYVLHTMNFYIPPLARVCHSHLQRNDWEELTTQGQMHQFNGTHVLDMMNLYKWGLERRNQLDFENINSIDDNELHFWTGITKNQFNTILQLTPSLHNRTDRPAATLGIYLTKIRTGEPDERLATKFQMSRRTLERKIRLARECLTQDFVPHFLGLDHITREEAVARNLCIPSHIFGGDQNTVILVLDGTYLYVQKSSNFLFQRITYSLHKFRNLVKPFLIVCTDGYILDVLGPYAATTSDATIMRTIMEHEDSPWHWFLRPNDVFILDRGFRDSISSIQEFGYNPQMPPSRSRGEQLTTEEANKSRLITMTRWVVETMNSRFKKDFKIFRHTYFNVSLPNMMVDFRITAALINATRRPYEDSIFAEQFINIINENINRRNELAEYVREHNLNMQRVAFTPIDASDAAFDFPQLSYDDLTLFTLGSYHLRIARSYVHEQLRPNGLYIVELYRHQESVNNRTLIRGRIQSRHIRSKKYYTYILVNPTTEGRESIEDYYCSCIHGRRTIGCCAHIASMVYFLSWARHQEQIDTPARFLDDTIVPVDIDHVE; encoded by the exons ATGGAAAGACAAAATAGTTGTGTTTTGTGTAGCCGCTCTGTGTTGCGGCGAAGGAAACATATTCTCACAGTGCACTTTCTCGGAAAGTTCCGAGATCACGTCGAGTTATTATTACAGGAAATAACACCACGTGAG atTCCTTTTGATGGTTCGCGGTCTATATGCCATGCCTGCTGGGTGAGATTGGATTCCACTCTGAGAAGTCAGCATAGGCAAAATGAGCCACCTCAACGAGTTCAAGGCGAACAACGTCAACAAGCAGAAGATGCTGGTGAGGAACCAAATGAGGGTCAACAAGATAACACCGGTTTCATTTCTGTACAGGGATATTCCCGTGCTTCAAATACAGCAAGACGTTGCCTATTTCAAACCTGCAGAAACATTCCTACGCATATATTGCCATTGTATGTTAAATTCTATGTATTGCATACCatgaatttttatataccaCCTCTTGCTCGTGTTTGCCATTCACATTTGCAAAGAAATGATTGGGAAGAACTAACTACTCAGGGGCAAATGCATCAATTTAATGGCACTCATGTACTTGATATGATGAATTTATACAAATGGGGCTTGGAACGGAGAAACCAACTTGATTTTGAAAACATAAATTCAATTGATGATAATGAGCTACATTTTTGGAcaggaataacaaaaaatcaatttaacacTATTCTTCAGCTAACACCATCTCTTCATAACAGAACTGATAGGCCTGCTGCGACTTTAGGTATATACCTCACAAAAATTAGGACTGGTGAACCGGATGAAAGGTTAGCTACGAAATTCCAAATGTCCAGAAGAACGttagaaagaaaaataagatTAGCAAGAGAATGCTTAACTCAAGATTTCGTCCCGCATTTTCTAGGCTTAGATCACATAACTAGAGAAGAGGCGGTTGCTCGAAATCTTTGTATACCATCTCATATTTTCGGAGGCGACCAGAATACAGTCATTTTGGTGCTTGACGGCACATACCTATATGTGCAAAAGAGTTccaattttttgtttcaaagaaTTACATACAGCTTACATAAATTCAGGAACCTGGTAAAACCGTTCCTGATAGTTTGCACAGATGGCTATATCTTAGATGTGTTAGGACCTTACGCAGCAACAACATCGGATGCAACAATTATGCGTACCATAATGGAACATGAAGACTCGCCTTGGCATTGGTTTTTACGGCCTAACGATGTCTTCATACTAGACCGCGGCTTTCGGGACTCAATCTCCTCTATACAAGAATTTGGTTACAATCCTCAGATGCCACCATCCAGATCCAGAGGAGAGCAACTCACAACCGAAGAAGCAAACAAGTCTAGACTCATAACAATGACCCGGTGGGTTGTCGAGACAATGAACAGTCGTTTCAAAAaagattttaagatttttcgACACACCTATTTCAATGTTTCTTTGCCTAACATGATGGTGGATTTCCGAATTACTGCAGCGCTCATCAATGCTACTCGGCGACCATACGAGGATAGCATTTTCGCCGAGcaattcattaatataattaatgaaaatattaatagaagGAACGAGCTGGCGGAATATGTGCGTGAGCACAATTTAAATATGCAAAGGGTAGCTTTCACTCCAATTGATGCCAGTGATGCAGCGTTCGATTTCCCACAATTGTCGTACGATGATTTGACACTATTTACGCTGGGCAGCTATCACCTCAGGATCGCCAGATCATATGTCCATGAGCAGTTACGACCAAATGGCCTATATATCGTCGAACTCTACCGGCACCAAGAATCGGTAAATAACAGAACATTGATACGCGGTAGAATTCAGTCCCGACACATCAggagtaaaaaatattacacctacATATTGGTAAACCCCACAACAGAGGGCAGAGAGAGTATAGAAGATTATTACTGTTCTTGTATCCACGGCCGCCGAACTATCGGATGCTGCGCACATATAGCCAGCATGGTGTATTTTTTGTCATGGGCCAGACACCAAGAACAAATAGATACGCCAGCAAGGTTCTTGGACGACACTATCGTTCCTGTTGACATTGATCATGttgaataa